The following proteins are co-located in the Manihot esculenta cultivar AM560-2 chromosome 9, M.esculenta_v8, whole genome shotgun sequence genome:
- the LOC110608319 gene encoding iridoid oxidase, with protein METIYICSSLILSLVLILWLNGRKWRNGNLLPPGPPGWPVFGNMFDLGKMPYRALYDLKFKYGGVLWLRLGYMDTMVVQSAKAAAELFKNHDASFCDRKTLDVFTSHDYDKAALAFSHYGPYWRMLRRLYSMELLVSKRVNETAPIRRKCIHQMLRNIEDDATAAKARGESGELNLAHYLFLMSFNLVGNLMLSRDFLDSQCIVGLEFFEAMDKFMKWGGKPNIVDFLPFLKWFDPQGLKRNMMRDTGKLIGIVQRFVDERIEEHKFVKENKKAKDFLDVLLEYEGDGKEWQGKIPYEKIIIIIVEMFFGGSETTSTTIEWAMAELLRHPKAMEKVKEELNVVIGENRDVEEIDIDNLPYLQAVIRETSRLHPVVPLLIPRNTIQDTNFMGYHIPKNTQVYVNVWAIGRDPEIWKDPMEFKPERFLGSDIDYKGQSFELLPFGSGRRICVGIALAHRVVHLGLASLIHNFDWELLDKDSTLDMDERIGITVRKLVPLSVVPKKRPKNMNV; from the exons ATGGAGACCATCTACATTTGTTCAAGTCTTATCTTATCACTGGTTCTAATTCTGTGGCTAAATGGAAGAAAATGGAGAAATGGAAACCTTCTACCTCCCGGGCCTCCAGGTTGGCCAGTTTTTGGAAACATGTTCGACCTCGGAAAGATGCCATACCGAGCTCTATACGACCTTAAGTTCAAATACGGAGGTGTCCTCTGGTTAAGGCTTGGATACATGGACACAATGGTGGTGCAATCGGCAAAAGCTGCGGCGGAGCTGTTCAAGAATCACGACGCCAGTTTCTGTGATCGAAAGACTTTAGATGTTTTCACGTCTCATGACTACGATAAAGCTGCACTCGCCTTCAGCCACTATGGTCCCTACTGGCGCATGCTCAGACGTCTTTACTCAATGGAACTCCTCGTCAGCAAGCGAGTCAATGAAACTGCTCCCATCCGCCGGAAATGCATCCATCAAATGTTACG GAATATCGAAGATGATGCGACAGCTGCAAAGGCAAGGGGAGAATCAGGCGAGCTGAATTTGGCTCATTATTTATTCTTAATGTCATTTAACTTGGTTGGAAACCTCATGCTATCTCGAGACTTTTTAGATTCACAATGCATAGTAGGGCTAGAGTTCTTTGAGGCTATGGACAAGTTCATGAAGTGGGGTGGGAAGCCAAATATTGTGGACTTTTTACCATTCTTGAAATGGTTTGATCCTCAAGGATTGAAAAGGAACATGATGCGAGATACTGGAAAGTTGATAGGGATTGTTCAAAGGTTTGTGGATGAGAGGATTGAGGAACATAAATTtgtaaaggaaaataaaaaagccAAGGACTTTCTAGACGTGTTGTTGGAATATGAAGGTGATGGAAAAGAATGGCAAGGAAAGATCCCATATGAGAAGATCATTATAATCATAGtg GAGATGTTTTTTGGTGGGTCAGAGACTACAAGCACAACAATTGAATGGGCCATGGCAGAGCTACTCCGTCACCCTAAAGCCATGGAAAAGGTTAAAGAAGAACTCAACGTAGTTATAGGAGAGAACAGAGATGTTGAAGAGATTGATATAGATAATCTGCCATATCTACAAGCAGTCATAAGGGAAACATCTAGGTTACATCCTGTTGTTCCGCTGCTCATTCCAAGAAACACGATACAAGATACAAATTTCATGGGATATCATATACCCAAAAACACACAAGTTTATGTGAATGTATGGGCCATAGGAAGAGATCCAGAGATATGGAAAGATCCCATGGAGTTTAAGCCAGAGAGGTTTCTGGGTTCAGACATTGATTACAAGGGACAAAGTTTTGAGCTCCTTCCATTTGGCTCAGGGAGGCGAATCTGTGTGGGTATAGCATTGGCTCATCGAGTTGTTCACCTTGGTTTGGCATCTTTGATTCATAATTTTGATTGGGAACTGCTTGACAAGGATTCCACCTTGGATATGGATGAAAGGATTGGGATAACAGTGAGAAAGCTTGTACCATTGAGTGTAGTACCCAAGAAACGTCCAAAAAATATGAATGTGTAA